The following are from one region of the Streptomyces rubrogriseus genome:
- the glgX gene encoding glycogen debranching protein GlgX has protein sequence MQVWPGEAYPLGATYDGAGTNFAVFTEAADRVELCLLHDDGSETAVELRESDAFVRHAYVPGVMPGQRYGYRVHGPYAPERGLRCNSAKLLLDPYARAISGEVQWGEEVYGYHFGAPERRNDLDSAPHTMTSVVVNPYFDWGDDRRPRTEYHHTVIYEAHVKGLTMRHPGLPEELRGTYAALAHPALIEHLTGLGVTALELMPVHQFVNDHRLVDMGLNNYWGYNTVGFFAPHNAYASWGDRGQQVLEFKSAVKALHEAGIEVILDVVYNHTAEGNHLGPTLSFKGLDNPSYYRLADDPRYYMDTTGTGNSLLMRSPHVLQMIMDSLRYWVTEMHVDGFRFDLAATLARQFHEVDRLSSFFDLVQQDPVVSQVKLIAEPWDVGEGGYQVGNFPPLWTEWNGKYRDTVRDLWRGEPRTLAEFASRLTGSSDLYQDDGRRPLASINFVTCHDGFTLHDMVAYNDKHNHANGEDNRDGESHNRSWNCGAEGDTDDPAVLELRARQMRNFIATLLLSQGVPMLSHGDEFARTQRGNNNAYCQDNELAWVAWPEDGHDLLEFTRAMVWLRKDHPVLRRRRFFHGRPVQGTHDELSDIAWFTPEGAEMAQRDWNSARASALTVFLNGNAISEPGPRGERIADDSFLLMFNAAPRPLDFVVPVDHGRQWEVVVDTALTAGMPAGTGPKVQAGDRLTLLDRSLTVLQRPV, from the coding sequence ATGCAGGTCTGGCCTGGAGAGGCGTATCCACTGGGTGCCACGTACGACGGCGCCGGCACCAACTTCGCGGTCTTCACGGAGGCCGCCGACCGAGTAGAGCTGTGTCTGCTGCACGACGACGGTTCGGAGACGGCGGTCGAGCTGCGGGAGAGCGATGCATTCGTGCGGCACGCGTACGTGCCGGGCGTGATGCCGGGGCAGCGGTACGGCTACCGCGTGCACGGCCCGTACGCCCCGGAGCGCGGACTGCGCTGCAACAGCGCCAAGCTGCTCCTCGATCCGTACGCGCGTGCGATCAGCGGGGAGGTCCAGTGGGGCGAGGAGGTGTACGGCTACCACTTCGGAGCACCCGAACGGCGCAACGACCTCGACTCGGCCCCGCACACGATGACGTCGGTCGTGGTCAACCCCTACTTCGACTGGGGCGACGACCGGCGCCCCCGGACGGAGTACCACCACACGGTGATCTACGAGGCCCATGTGAAGGGCCTGACCATGCGCCACCCGGGCCTGCCCGAGGAGCTGCGCGGCACCTACGCGGCCCTCGCGCACCCGGCGCTCATCGAGCACCTCACGGGGCTCGGGGTGACCGCGCTGGAGCTGATGCCGGTCCATCAGTTCGTCAACGACCACCGGCTGGTGGACATGGGCCTCAACAACTACTGGGGCTACAACACGGTCGGGTTCTTCGCCCCGCACAACGCCTACGCCTCCTGGGGCGACCGCGGCCAGCAGGTGCTGGAGTTCAAGTCCGCGGTCAAGGCGCTGCACGAGGCGGGGATCGAGGTGATCCTGGACGTCGTCTACAACCACACCGCCGAGGGCAACCACCTGGGCCCGACGCTGTCCTTCAAGGGCCTCGACAACCCCTCGTACTACCGGCTCGCCGACGATCCCCGCTACTACATGGACACCACGGGGACCGGGAACTCGCTGCTCATGCGGTCCCCGCACGTACTCCAGATGATCATGGACTCGCTGCGGTACTGGGTCACCGAGATGCACGTGGACGGGTTCCGTTTCGACCTCGCGGCCACCCTGGCCAGGCAGTTCCACGAGGTGGACCGGCTGTCGTCGTTCTTCGACCTGGTGCAGCAGGACCCCGTGGTCTCGCAGGTGAAGCTGATCGCCGAGCCGTGGGACGTGGGCGAGGGCGGCTACCAGGTGGGCAACTTCCCGCCGCTGTGGACCGAGTGGAACGGCAAGTACCGGGACACGGTGCGGGACCTGTGGCGCGGCGAACCGCGCACGCTGGCGGAGTTCGCGTCCCGGCTGACCGGTTCCTCCGACCTCTACCAGGACGACGGGCGCCGCCCGCTGGCCTCGATCAACTTCGTGACCTGCCACGACGGCTTCACCCTGCACGACATGGTGGCCTACAACGACAAGCACAACCACGCCAACGGCGAGGACAACCGGGACGGCGAGAGCCACAACCGTTCCTGGAACTGCGGTGCCGAGGGCGACACCGACGATCCGGCGGTGCTGGAGCTGCGGGCGCGGCAGATGCGCAACTTCATCGCCACGCTGCTGCTCTCCCAGGGCGTCCCGATGCTCAGCCACGGCGACGAGTTCGCCCGCACCCAGCGGGGCAACAACAACGCCTACTGCCAGGACAACGAGCTGGCGTGGGTGGCGTGGCCCGAGGACGGCCACGACCTCCTGGAGTTCACCCGCGCGATGGTCTGGCTGCGCAAGGACCACCCGGTCCTCCGCAGGCGCCGCTTCTTCCACGGGCGCCCGGTGCAGGGCACCCACGACGAGCTGTCGGACATCGCCTGGTTCACGCCGGAGGGCGCGGAGATGGCCCAGCGGGACTGGAACTCGGCACGGGCCTCCGCGCTCACGGTCTTCCTGAACGGCAACGCGATCTCCGAGCCGGGCCCCCGCGGGGAACGCATCGCCGACGACTCGTTCCTGCTGATGTTCAACGCCGCGCCGAGGCCGCTGGACTTCGTGGTGCCGGTCGACCACGGCCGGCAGTGGGAGGTGGTCGTCGACACCGCCCTGACGGCCGGGATGCCCGCGGGCACGGGCCCGAAGGTGCAGGCCGGGGACCGGCTGACCCTGCTGGACCGGAGCCTGACGGTGCTGCAGCGGCCGGTGTAG
- the treY gene encoding malto-oligosyltrehalose synthase, translating into MTPERPGPASPASVPSATYRLQLQPSFPFKAAAAAVPYLASLGVSHLHLSPVLEAVPGSQHGYDVVDHARVRAELGGEEGLRALSRTAREHGLGLVVDIVPNHMAMSPRHNHALWEVLREGPRSPCARWFDIDWQAQDGRLLLPVLGAPLGEVLDDLRVDGDVLRYHEHAFPLRDGTADLPLPRLLDAQWYRPVWWRLARTELNYRRFFSISELIGVRVEDPEVFEATHGTVLRLLHEGVIDGLRVDHPDGLADPDAYLERLHRASGGRWTVVEKILADGERLPAAWPVAGTTGYDALRHVDGLFTDPTGYGQLLDGYRRFAAPQADLGGDWAATVRRAAYEVLTHELATELDRLTRVAHRLCAAAPDPALRDRAPWALRTALVELLVRLEVYRPYTSVDAATVVTEEAAAGARLAFTVPEEAGAVDVVRGLVLGRYGDGPDHVEFRTRFAQTASALRAKSVEDTAFYRYVPLLSATEVGGDPGRPAVSPQEFHAYCARVQRDWPATGTVVSTHDTKRSADVRAALAVLTQCPARWADVLTEVAGAAAGTDEGPPDGQVAWAAWQTVFGLGPADPERMREALLKHVREAGTHTGWTERDPSYEEAVARFVAAGPGGAPGARVTALREALAPHVRANVLGTALVHLTMPGVPDLYQGTEHEYLALVDPDNRRAVDFPAAGDEGWAGGPGAKAAVTRAALALRARRPGVFGDSGTYEPLSAEGPAAAHCVAFARSGRTVTAVTRLSLRLAKAGGWRGTTLPLPPGRWADALAPGREFAGHARVADLFADTPVALLERVEEAGTRGDGG; encoded by the coding sequence ATGACACCTGAGCGCCCCGGCCCCGCCTCCCCCGCCTCCGTCCCCTCGGCGACCTACCGGCTCCAGCTGCAGCCGTCCTTCCCGTTCAAGGCCGCGGCGGCGGCCGTGCCGTATCTGGCCTCGCTCGGCGTGTCGCACCTGCACCTGTCGCCCGTCCTCGAAGCGGTCCCGGGCTCGCAGCACGGCTACGACGTCGTCGACCACGCGCGCGTGCGCGCCGAACTGGGCGGTGAGGAGGGACTGCGGGCGCTGTCGCGCACCGCGCGGGAGCACGGCCTGGGCCTGGTGGTGGACATCGTGCCCAACCACATGGCGATGTCGCCGCGCCACAACCACGCTCTGTGGGAGGTGCTGCGCGAGGGGCCCCGGTCGCCCTGCGCGCGGTGGTTCGACATCGACTGGCAGGCGCAGGACGGCCGGCTGCTGCTGCCGGTGCTCGGCGCCCCGCTCGGCGAGGTGCTGGACGACCTCCGGGTCGACGGCGACGTGCTGCGCTACCACGAGCACGCCTTCCCGCTGCGGGACGGCACCGCGGACCTGCCGCTGCCCCGGCTGCTGGACGCGCAGTGGTACCGCCCGGTGTGGTGGCGGCTGGCCCGCACCGAGCTGAACTACCGCCGCTTCTTCAGCATCTCGGAGCTGATCGGCGTGCGCGTAGAGGACCCGGAGGTGTTCGAGGCGACGCACGGCACCGTCCTGCGGCTGCTGCACGAGGGCGTGATCGACGGACTGCGCGTCGACCATCCCGACGGCCTCGCCGACCCCGACGCGTACCTGGAACGGCTGCACCGGGCGAGCGGCGGCCGGTGGACGGTGGTGGAGAAGATCCTCGCGGACGGGGAGCGGCTGCCCGCCGCCTGGCCCGTCGCGGGCACGACCGGCTACGACGCCCTGCGGCACGTCGACGGACTGTTCACGGACCCCACCGGGTACGGGCAACTGCTCGACGGGTACCGCCGGTTCGCCGCGCCGCAGGCGGACCTGGGCGGGGACTGGGCGGCGACGGTGCGGCGCGCGGCGTACGAGGTGCTCACGCACGAGCTGGCCACCGAGCTGGACCGGCTGACCCGGGTGGCGCACCGCCTGTGCGCCGCCGCGCCGGACCCGGCGCTGCGCGACCGGGCGCCCTGGGCGTTGCGCACGGCGCTGGTGGAGCTGCTGGTCCGGCTGGAGGTGTACCGGCCGTACACCTCGGTGGACGCGGCGACGGTCGTCACCGAGGAGGCGGCGGCCGGGGCGCGGCTCGCCTTCACGGTGCCCGAGGAGGCCGGCGCGGTGGACGTGGTACGGGGCCTGGTGCTGGGGCGGTACGGGGACGGACCGGACCACGTGGAGTTCCGGACGCGGTTCGCGCAGACCGCGTCGGCGCTGCGCGCCAAGTCCGTCGAGGACACGGCCTTCTACCGCTACGTGCCGCTGCTGTCGGCGACCGAGGTGGGCGGGGACCCGGGCCGTCCGGCCGTGTCGCCGCAGGAGTTCCACGCCTACTGCGCGCGCGTGCAGCGCGACTGGCCCGCCACGGGCACGGTCGTGTCGACCCACGACACCAAGCGCAGCGCCGACGTCCGGGCCGCGCTGGCGGTGCTCACCCAGTGCCCCGCGCGGTGGGCGGACGTCCTGACCGAGGTCGCCGGGGCCGCCGCAGGCACGGACGAGGGCCCGCCGGACGGGCAGGTGGCGTGGGCGGCCTGGCAGACGGTGTTCGGTCTGGGCCCGGCGGACCCGGAACGGATGCGGGAGGCGCTGCTGAAGCACGTGCGCGAGGCGGGGACGCACACCGGCTGGACGGAGCGGGACCCCTCCTACGAGGAGGCGGTGGCCCGGTTCGTGGCGGCGGGGCCGGGCGGCGCGCCGGGCGCGCGGGTGACCGCCCTGCGCGAGGCGCTCGCGCCGCACGTCCGGGCCAACGTCCTCGGCACGGCGCTGGTCCATCTGACGATGCCGGGTGTACCGGACCTCTACCAGGGCACCGAGCACGAGTACCTGGCCCTGGTGGACCCGGACAACCGCCGCGCGGTGGACTTCCCCGCGGCCGGGGACGAGGGCTGGGCCGGGGGCCCCGGGGCGAAGGCGGCGGTGACGCGGGCGGCGCTGGCGCTGCGGGCCCGGCGGCCCGGCGTCTTCGGCGACTCGGGAACGTACGAGCCGCTGTCCGCCGAGGGCCCGGCGGCGGCACACTGCGTGGCGTTCGCCAGG